The proteins below come from a single Megalops cyprinoides isolate fMegCyp1 chromosome 5, fMegCyp1.pri, whole genome shotgun sequence genomic window:
- the LOC118778456 gene encoding uncharacterized protein LOC118778456: MPNSRTHAMASCSPRFTWCACRKHKIPSKDTHELCLHCLGIQHAKEAVLEYGKCPHCAKMDWSTCINRLTKVQEVIYRENQLKKTEAAQSEAQPKPETTLVPVSESKVTKDPVPAPPPAAPLTATPVASSTVPVMFTILSPPPVQTEANPSILRGAHPSPLAVQQSGAPASSLAQASPDLVRASRSHKRRHFPTCHSRCSKRAKRSHGHRRRRAPSSSLSSSPSWSSSDSSCSSARQERKCRRVKLERQQSRLLELVQQKLEAQQQAIQAQWTLLEKRIEALEKKTAEPQAAASASVTAQTAPPASALPSTSSQERQQEAELREESGPSTDAAVREPSLPCVVKQEEEPTSISARANGEVESEGEGEEAPLLPEDPLSRQDLLTATELQSLIARAAKYLGIDFPSTPGSPSSPDPTMVPEFEELVQSTWSNPASSRPFREVFSKMYRLHDCQAPAYDRMPQVNRFMSAIFQAVKPSEPKEAAMPAERWRFTETLAERVYQTAGMLARTANYLRYLSDYQKRLLVEITEDRPAQRFVTVLNELKLIGQFAFQLSSHQAELSGRVMASSVAIRRQVWMAKTNYTDALKATVADLPFVVSHTFEAGVGAAPSDAVCKQETS; the protein is encoded by the coding sequence ATGCCCAACTCTCGAACCCACGCCATGGCCAGCTGCTCCCCCAGGTTTACGTGGTGCGCCTGTCGCAAACACAAGATCCCCTCCAAGGACACCCACGAGCTGTGTCTGCACTGCCTGGGCATACAGCACGCCAAGGAGGCCGTGCTGGAGTACGGCAAGTGCCCGCACTGCGCCAAGATGGACTGGAGCACCTGCATCAACCGGCTGACCAAAGTGCAGGAGGTGATCTACCGCGAGAACCAGCTGAAGAAGACCGAGGCTGCCCAGTCAGAGGCGCAGCCAAAGCCCGAGACCACCTTAGTTCCCGTCAGCGAATCAAAAGTGACGAAAGACCCCgtccccgccccgccccctgcaGCACCCCTCACGGCTACGCCTGTGGCGTCCTCCACCGTCCCTGTGATGTTCACCATCCTGTCCCCGCCCCCTGTGCAGACGGAAGCCAATCCCAGCATCCTGAGGGGCGCCCATCCATCCCCATTGGCCGTTCAGCAGTCAGGTGCCCCTGCCTCGTCTCTGGCCCAGGCCAGCCCTGACCTGGTGCGCGCCTCCCGCTCTCACAAACGGAGGCACTTCCCCACATGCCACTCGCGGTGCTCCAAGCGGGCCAAGCGGAGCCACGGCCACCGCAGGAGGCGCGCCCCCTCgtcctccctgtcctcctcgCCCTCCTGGAGCTCCTCGgactcctcctgctcctccgcCCGGCAGGAGAGGAAGTGTCGGCGGGTGAAGCTGGAGCGGCAGCAGAGCCGCCTGCTGGAGCTGGTGCAGCAGAAGCTGGAGGCCCAGCAGCAAGCCATACAGGCACAGTGGACCTTGCTGGAGAAGCGCATCGAAGCCCTGGAGAAGAAGACAGCGGAGCCCCAAGCGGCTGCCTCCGCCTCCGTCACGGCCCAGACTGCGCCACCGGCCTCGGCTCTGCCGTCCACTTCCTCCCAAGAGAGGCAACAGGAAGCGGAACTGAGAGAAGAGTCTGGGCCCTCCACGGACGCAGCAGTGAGGgagccctccctcccctgcgTGGTGAAGCAGGAAGAGGAGCCCACCTCCATTTCGGCGCGCGCAAACGGGGAAGTGGaaagtgaaggggagggggaagaagcccccctcctccctgagGACCCCCTTTCCAGGCAGGACCTGCTCACAgccacagagctacagagccTCATCGCCCGGGCGGCCAAGTACTTGGGAATCGACTTCCCCAGCACGCCAGGCAGCCCCTCCTCCCCGGACCCCACCATGGTGCCGGAGTTTGAGGAGTTGGTGCAGAGCACGTGGTCCAACCCGGCCAGCTCACGGCCCTTCAGGGAGGTGTTCTCCAAGATGTACCGGCTGCACGACTGCCAGGCCCCGGCCTACGACCGCATGCCCCAGGTCAACCGCTTCATGTCCGCCATCTTCCAGGCCGTCAAGCCCTCAGAGCCCAAGGAGGCGGCCATGCCCGCGGAACGCTGGCGCTTCACAGAGACGCTGGCGGAGCGGGTCTATCAGACGGCCGGCATGCTGGCCAGGACCGCCAACTACCTGCGCTACCTGTCCGACTACCAGAAACGGCTGCTGGTGGAGATCACAGAGGACCGGCCTGCCCAGCGGTTCGTGACCGTGCTGAACGAGCTCAAGCTGATTGGACAGTTCGCCTTCCAGCTCTCCTCGCATCAGGCCGAGCTCTCTGGCAGGGTGATGGCGTCCTCTGTTGCCATCCGGCGACAGGTCTGGATGGCAAAAACCAATTACACAGATGCTCTGAAGGCCACGGTGGCAGATTTGCCCTTTGTGGTAAGCCATACCTTTGAGGCAGGTGTGGGCGCTGCCCCCAGTGACGCTGTATGCAAACAGGAAACATCGTGA
- the surf4 gene encoding surfeit locus protein 4, whose translation MGQDDLMSTAEDVADQFLRVTKQYLPHLARLCLISTFLEDGIRMWFQWNEQRDYIEATWGCGYFLATCFVLLNLLGQLGGCVLVLSRNFVQYACFGLFGIIALQTVAYSILWDLKFLMRNLALGGGLLLLLAESRSEGKSMFAGVPTMGESSPKQYMQLGGRVLLVLMFMTLLHFDPSFFSILQNMVGTALIVLVAIGFKTKLAALTLVVWLFAINVYFNAFWTVPAYKPMHDFLKYDFFQTTSVIGGLLLVVALGPGGVSMDEKKKEW comes from the exons ATGGGGCAGGACGATTTGATGAGTACCGCCGAGGACGTGGCAGACCAG TTCCTCCGCGTGACGAAACAGTACCTGCCTCACCTGGCGCGCCTCTGCCTCATCAGCACCTTCCTGGAGGACGGCATCCGCATGTGGTTCCAGTGGAATGAGCAGAGGGACTACATCGAGGCCACCTGGGGCTGCGGCTACTTCCTGGCCACCTGCTTTGTGCTGCTCAACCTCTTAGGACAGCTAG GTGGCTGTGTCCTCGTCCTCAGTAGAAATTTTGTACAGTATGCTTGCTTTGGGTTATTTGGCATCATAGCTCTTCAG actgtCGCCTACAGCATTTTATGGGATCTTAAATTTTTGATGAG aaaCCTGGCCCTTGGTGggggtctgctgctgctgttggcgGAGTCTCGATCGGAGGGGAAGAGCATGTTTGCGGGGGTGCCCACTATGGGCGAGAGCTCCCCGAAACAGTACATGCAGCTGGGGGGGCGTGTCCTCCTGGTGCTCATGTTCATGACGCTGCTGCACTTCGACCCCAGCTTCTTCTCT ATCCTGCAGAACATGGTGGGGACCGCCCTCATCGTCCTGGTGGCCATCGGCTTCAAGACCAAGCTGGCCGCCCTCACCCTGGTGGTGTGGCTCTTCGCCATCAACGTCTACTTCAACGCCTTCTGGACGGTGCCCGCCTACAAGCCCATGCACGACTTCCTCAAGTACGACTTCTTCCAGACCACGTCTGTCATCGGGGGGCTGCTTCTGGTGGTGGCCCTGGGGCCGGGGGGCGTCTCCATGGATGAGAAGAAGAAGGAGTGGTGA
- the ass1 gene encoding argininosuccinate synthase, which produces MSKGTVVLAYSGGLDTSCILVWLKEQGYDVITYLANIGQDEDFEAARKKAESLGAKKVFIEDLRAEFVEEFIWPAVQANAIYEDRYLLGTSIARPCIARRQVHIALQEGAQFVSHGATGKGNDQIRFELACYALYPAVQIIAPWRIPEFYNRFKGRKDLMEYAQKHGIPVPVTPKAPWSMDANLMHISYESGILENPKNHAPSDLYLMTKNPEASPTSPDVLEIEFSRGVPVKVTHLKEGKVLTTPLQIFSYLNEIGGKHGVGRIDIVENRFIGMKSRGIYETPGGTILYHAHLDIEAFTMDREVRKVKQGLGVKFSELIYNGFWYSPECEFVRHCIDKSQESVEGKVQLSVFKGQVYILGRESPRSLYNEELVSMDVQGDYDPCDASGFIKINAVRLKEYHRLQGKARAKP; this is translated from the exons ATGTCTAAAGGAACAGTTGTGCTGGCGTACAGCGGAGGGCTGGACACTTCCTGCATCCTGGTGTGGCTCAAGGAACAGGGCTACGACGTCATCACCTACCTG GCCAACATCGGACAGGACGAGGACTTTGAAGCGGCTcgaaaaaaagcagaaagccTCGGAGCCAAGAAG GTGTTCATTGAGGACCTAAGGGCGGAGTTTGTGGAGGAGTTCATCTGGCCCGCGGTCCAGGCAAACGCCATCTACGAGGACCGCTACCTGCTGGGCACCTCCATCGCCCGGCCCTGCATCGCCCGGCGCCAGGTCCACATCGCCCTGCAGGAAGGGGCTCAGTTCGTCTCCCACGGTGCCACCGGGAAG GGCAACGATCAGATTCGATTTGAACTCGCCTGCTACGCTCTCTACCCGGCAGTGCAG ATCATCGCTCCCTGGCGGATTCCTGAGTTCTACAACCGCTTCAAGGGCAGGAAGGACCTTATGGAGTACGCCCAG AAACACGGCATCCCTGTCCCTGTGACCCCCAAAGCCCCCTGGAGCATGGACGCCAACCTGATGCACATCAG CTATGAGTCTGGAATTCTGGAAAACCCCAAG aaccACGCTCCCTCTGACCTCTATCTCATGACCAAGAACCCCGAGGCCTCTCCCACCAGCCCGGATGTGCTGGAGATCGAGTTCAGCagag GTGTGCCGGTCAAGGTGACCCACCTGAAGGAGGGAAAGGTCCTTACCACGCCCCTGCAGATCTTCTCCTACCTGAACGAGATCGG GGGTAAGCATGGGGTTGGCAGGATCGACATCGTGGAGAACCGCTTCATTGGGATGAAGTCCAGAG gtATTTACGAAACTCCAGGGGGCACTATCCTGTACCACGCCCACCTGGACATAGAGGCGTTCACCATGGACCGGGAGGTCAGGAAAGTCAAGCAGGGACTGGGGGTCAAGTTCTCTGAGCTCATTTATAACG GGTTCTGGTACAGCCCCGAGTGCGAGTTTGTCCGCCACTGCATCGATAAGTCCCAGGAGAGCGTGGAGGGGAAGGTGCAGCTGTCCGTCTTCAAGGGCCAGGTGTACATCCTGGGGCGCGAGTCGCCCCGGTCCCTCTACAACGAGGAGCTCGTCAG CATGGACGTGCAGGGAGACTACGACCCCTGTGACGCTTCAGGATTCATCAAGATCAACGCTGTCAG GCTGAAGGAGTACCACCGCCTCCAGGGCAAGGCTCGGGCCAAACCGTGA